A genomic stretch from Desulfurococcaceae archaeon MEX13E-LK6-19 includes:
- a CDS encoding DUF3227 domain-containing protein — protein sequence MKVNKWEILSHIKQYISEKTPGYLHLLDIIARRKTGKTAIELLLEDPAALYEVLEEYYGDKSTVIFILSSMFLKPLAIKLGNPALVDDLLNAIMKKDNKEFFKILKENGLEIK from the coding sequence ATGAAGGTGAATAAATGGGAAATACTATCACATATAAAACAATACATATCAGAAAAGACGCCAGGATACCTACACTTACTCGACATAATAGCGAGAAGAAAAACAGGAAAAACAGCAATAGAACTACTACTAGAGGACCCGGCGGCCCTATACGAAGTACTCGAAGAATACTATGGAGATAAATCAACAGTGATATTCATATTATCATCAATGTTCTTGAAACCATTAGCGATAAAACTAGGAAACCCCGCGCTAGTGGACGACCTCTTAAACGCGATAATGAAGAAAGACAACAAAGAGTTCTTCAAAATACTCAAGGAGAACGGTTTAGAAATAAAATAA
- the ffh gene encoding signal recognition particle protein, whose protein sequence is MVLEGVRKALSKFLRSNKEYKESVNEFIKELQKELIKADVNVKLVFQLTKEIKERALKEEPPPGISRKDWLVTIVYEELSKLFGGDKKPEIKPPKKPWVILLVGLQGSGKTTTAAKLAYYYKLDGYRVALVCADTYRPAAYDQLRQLGEKIGVPVYGEPENKNAVEIAKRGVELYKEKDFDIIIVDTAGRHHREEDLLKEMKDIAKEIKPDEVVLVIDAAIGQQAYNIAKKFHESTPIGSIIVTKLDGTAKGGGALSAVAVTGATIKFIGTGEKIDELEVFNPTRFVARILGIGDLEGLLERVKKTKIEFTEKEVKELLSGKINMRLVYKQIISLRRMGPLKKILSMIPGLSLKAPFDIDLSAREAEEKINKWLAIINSMTYEELDNPEIIDRRRMRRIALGAGVDINDVKELMKQYQLVKKLAKQLRRRKDLLEKLRIGI, encoded by the coding sequence ATGGTGCTCGAAGGAGTTAGGAAAGCGCTATCAAAATTCCTTAGAAGCAACAAGGAGTACAAGGAGAGTGTAAACGAGTTCATAAAAGAGCTACAGAAAGAACTAATTAAAGCGGATGTAAACGTCAAGCTAGTCTTCCAGTTAACTAAGGAGATAAAAGAAAGAGCGCTCAAAGAGGAGCCTCCACCGGGTATCAGTAGGAAAGACTGGCTTGTGACAATAGTCTACGAGGAGCTCTCAAAACTATTCGGTGGGGACAAGAAGCCGGAGATAAAGCCGCCGAAGAAACCATGGGTTATCCTACTAGTGGGCCTCCAGGGAAGCGGTAAAACGACAACAGCGGCAAAACTAGCATACTACTATAAGCTCGATGGATACCGTGTAGCACTCGTATGTGCGGATACGTATAGACCGGCAGCCTACGACCAATTAAGACAACTGGGCGAGAAAATAGGGGTACCAGTCTACGGAGAGCCTGAGAACAAGAATGCTGTTGAAATAGCTAAGCGAGGAGTAGAACTATACAAGGAAAAAGACTTCGATATAATAATCGTTGACACAGCTGGTAGACACCATAGGGAGGAAGACCTGCTCAAAGAAATGAAGGATATAGCCAAGGAGATAAAACCTGATGAAGTAGTATTAGTCATCGACGCCGCCATAGGCCAGCAGGCATACAATATAGCAAAGAAATTCCATGAATCAACACCAATAGGCTCGATAATAGTAACGAAACTCGATGGAACAGCAAAAGGAGGAGGAGCATTATCAGCAGTAGCAGTCACTGGAGCCACGATAAAATTCATTGGTACAGGCGAGAAAATAGATGAACTAGAAGTCTTTAACCCAACGAGATTCGTTGCAAGAATACTAGGCATAGGAGACCTAGAAGGACTTCTAGAGCGCGTCAAGAAGACAAAGATCGAGTTCACTGAGAAAGAAGTCAAGGAACTTCTCAGCGGTAAAATAAACATGAGGCTAGTATACAAGCAAATAATAAGTCTGAGAAGAATGGGTCCATTGAAGAAAATATTATCAATGATACCCGGACTAAGTCTCAAAGCACCATTCGACATAGACTTGAGTGCACGTGAAGCCGAGGAGAAAATCAATAAATGGCTCGCAATCATAAACTCGATGACATACGAGGAGCTAGACAACCCCGAGATCATAGATAGAAGGAGGATGAGGAGAATAGCACTTGGAGCAGGCGTGGACATAAACGACGTCAAGGAGCTCATGAAGCAGTACCAGCTAGTCAAGAAATTAGCCAAGCAGTTGAGGAGAAGAAAGGATCTCTTGGAGAAACTCAGGATAGGGATCTAG
- a CDS encoding tRNA pseudouridine(54/55) synthase Pus10 — protein sequence MQEDYVEKAKNNAANIIEKTIRILLKHPLCNHCLGRLFARLGKGLGNDERGYALKTLVSMLIPTEEGDDKLRDFVKKLAENAGDPLTRLYNVVYGEDVEPKKCSLCNGKISRKYFEELADNVIEILKEYNATSFLIGVTIDREMMLKELELVREIGIDYSESIKNEIKREVGKIVKEKTGIEPDFTRPDIVAIIDYEKNTIHPIVNPILLTGRYWKKARNISHTIWSVEGAKKYPYSIEEFLDHTLNPLYDSDKAILHASGREDVDARMLGTGRPMVVEIVNPRFRLVDTNLLNELLKSVVIDAEVYGEATRETIRLLKTDLSKKEKIYKALVVTDQPVSDDKLRELEEFFRNRTIRQLTPLRILRRKKERERIRKVYEVVVNKISDRVFEALIKSDGGLYIKELISGDQGRTDPSFTSVLGVQAYCIELDVIGVEVYLPRIQKPLN from the coding sequence ATGCAAGAGGATTATGTGGAGAAAGCGAAGAACAATGCAGCTAACATAATAGAGAAAACGATAAGGATCCTGTTGAAACACCCACTTTGTAATCATTGTCTAGGAAGATTATTTGCTAGACTAGGCAAGGGATTAGGAAACGATGAACGTGGATACGCGTTGAAAACGCTGGTATCAATGCTTATTCCGACGGAGGAAGGAGACGATAAACTAAGGGATTTTGTCAAAAAACTTGCTGAAAATGCTGGAGACCCGCTGACAAGACTATACAACGTAGTTTATGGTGAAGACGTAGAGCCTAAGAAATGTAGTTTATGTAATGGAAAAATATCCCGTAAATACTTCGAGGAACTAGCGGATAATGTGATAGAGATACTCAAGGAATACAATGCTACAAGCTTCCTCATCGGAGTAACAATAGATAGGGAAATGATGCTAAAGGAACTAGAGCTCGTTAGAGAAATAGGGATTGATTATAGTGAATCAATAAAAAACGAGATAAAAAGAGAAGTAGGAAAAATAGTCAAGGAGAAAACAGGTATAGAACCAGACTTCACGAGACCAGATATAGTAGCGATAATAGACTATGAGAAAAACACCATACACCCCATCGTCAACCCCATTCTTCTCACCGGCAGATACTGGAAGAAAGCAAGAAACATATCACACACTATATGGAGTGTTGAAGGAGCAAAGAAGTACCCGTACTCCATAGAAGAGTTCCTAGACCATACACTAAACCCCCTCTACGATTCGGATAAAGCAATACTGCATGCATCAGGTCGTGAAGACGTTGATGCAAGAATGCTAGGAACAGGAAGACCAATGGTAGTAGAAATCGTGAACCCTAGGTTCAGGCTCGTTGATACGAATTTGTTAAACGAGTTACTCAAATCAGTAGTTATTGATGCAGAAGTATACGGGGAAGCAACAAGAGAGACGATAAGACTGCTGAAAACAGACTTGTCGAAGAAGGAAAAAATATACAAAGCACTGGTTGTGACGGATCAGCCAGTGAGTGATGATAAACTACGTGAACTCGAGGAGTTCTTCAGAAACAGGACAATCAGGCAGCTAACACCATTAAGAATACTTAGAAGGAAAAAAGAGAGAGAAAGAATTAGGAAGGTATACGAAGTCGTTGTCAATAAGATCTCGGATAGAGTTTTTGAGGCACTGATAAAAAGTGATGGGGGTCTCTACATAAAGGAGTTAATATCAGGGGATCAAGGTAGAACAGATCCAAGTTTTACGTCGGTACTAGGAGTACAAGCATACTGTATAGAGCTTGACGTGATCGGTGTAGAAGTATATCTTCCACGTATACAAAAACCTTTAAATTAA
- a CDS encoding 50S ribosomal protein L21e, translating to MVKAPRGYRHRTRKLMTKKVRERGAIPPLSLLLYEYKVGDKVHIVINPSVHKGMPHRRFHGKTGVIVGKRGKCYIVEVYLGDKKKTLIVRPEHLRPVKTSQ from the coding sequence ATGGTCAAGGCACCCAGAGGCTATAGGCATAGAACAAGGAAATTAATGACGAAAAAAGTCAGAGAGCGCGGCGCAATACCTCCACTAAGCCTCCTCTTGTACGAATACAAGGTTGGCGATAAAGTACACATAGTGATAAACCCCTCGGTGCACAAAGGTATGCCTCACAGGAGATTCCATGGAAAAACAGGAGTCATAGTAGGCAAGAGAGGGAAATGCTATATCGTTGAGGTATACTTAGGTGACAAGAAGAAAACACTGATCGTACGGCCTGAGCACCTTAGGCCCGTTAAAACAAGCCAGTAA
- a CDS encoding DNA-directed RNA polymerase subunit F — protein sequence MSSELDIEVIEEKHVSNPVAKKLLEKIIKRIEEKEGTIPLLLHKTMEYLRQYSKMDADKAEALERELSAFELKPETIVMFVNICPETLDEARTLLVLEERTIDTEELNKILEVVKKYCS from the coding sequence TTGTCCAGTGAATTAGATATTGAAGTGATTGAGGAAAAACATGTATCAAATCCTGTTGCTAAAAAACTTCTAGAGAAAATAATCAAGCGTATAGAAGAAAAGGAAGGCACTATACCTCTCTTACTACACAAGACCATGGAGTATCTACGCCAGTACTCGAAAATGGATGCAGACAAGGCTGAAGCTCTCGAGAGGGAGCTAAGTGCTTTTGAGTTGAAACCAGAAACCATAGTAATGTTCGTCAACATATGTCCTGAAACACTTGATGAAGCCAGAACCCTACTTGTACTGGAGGAAAGAACTATCGATACTGAAGAACTAAACAAGATCCTGGAAGTTGTAAAGAAGTATTGCTCATAA
- a CDS encoding DUF655 domain-containing protein, with the protein MPFGNPLDKYVEYRNKPVAQAIGTRFFTLLEVEPYPGVDLRPGEKVELDRESKIKRIIGRISYDDLTSTAKDNLEGIVRKIVEENEKVFVDFFNKAGPITLKLHTLELLPGIGKKTMKLILDERRKKPFESFQDIQERVKLSDPVKTIVDRILVELRGEDKYYLFIKPPRHKIGPGTIYIGYLEKVRHF; encoded by the coding sequence ATGCCGTTTGGCAATCCATTGGATAAATATGTTGAGTATAGGAATAAACCTGTTGCACAAGCCATAGGAACAAGGTTCTTTACACTACTTGAAGTAGAACCCTATCCTGGTGTTGACCTGAGACCCGGCGAGAAAGTAGAGCTTGACAGGGAGTCAAAGATCAAGAGGATTATTGGTAGGATATCGTATGACGATCTTACATCTACGGCTAAGGATAATCTGGAGGGTATTGTCAGAAAGATTGTTGAAGAGAACGAGAAAGTATTCGTGGACTTCTTTAATAAAGCAGGGCCCATAACACTTAAACTGCACACACTTGAGCTCCTGCCTGGAATAGGTAAAAAGACCATGAAATTAATACTTGATGAACGAAGGAAAAAGCCTTTTGAATCATTTCAGGACATACAAGAGAGAGTTAAACTAAGTGATCCCGTGAAAACAATAGTCGACCGTATACTAGTGGAGCTTCGTGGCGAAGACAAGTACTATTTATTCATAAAACCGCCGAGACATAAAATAGGTCCTGGGACGATATATATTGGTTACCTAGAGAAAGTACGGCACTTCTAA
- the rsmA gene encoding ribosomal RNA small subunit methyltransferase A, giving the protein MSKPPLSSTRMLLIWTRNKLKEYGIKPKEKYSQSFVVSPFLVLDIVGKVRELACRNVIEVGSGLGTITYYLSSYSRVLAIEIDPLLAVATRNTVENKNSCIVVNGDALEIDWCTECIVSNTPYHISSDLIIKIARTNAVKKAVLVLQKEVAERLTAKPGTNSYGRLTIITKILFNVETVRTYPPSCFYPQPKVYSRLVVLERKKNYDKHTEILEEITRLLFSERRKKAIRVLERKLGVKRDEARRLGISDEARVYELEPRVLLEIARLVMERKYS; this is encoded by the coding sequence TTGTCCAAACCTCCTTTGTCATCAACTAGAATGCTTCTAATATGGACAAGGAACAAGCTGAAAGAATATGGTATAAAACCCAAGGAAAAATACAGCCAGTCTTTTGTAGTAAGTCCTTTTCTTGTACTTGATATTGTGGGTAAGGTTCGTGAATTAGCGTGTAGAAATGTTATAGAAGTAGGGAGTGGTCTTGGAACTATAACGTATTACTTGTCTTCATACAGTAGAGTTCTGGCAATAGAAATAGATCCATTACTTGCCGTTGCTACAAGAAATACTGTCGAAAACAAAAATAGCTGCATAGTAGTAAATGGCGATGCTCTTGAAATCGACTGGTGTACTGAATGTATTGTATCAAATACTCCCTACCATATATCATCTGACTTAATAATAAAGATTGCAAGAACCAATGCTGTGAAGAAGGCGGTTCTTGTTTTACAGAAAGAAGTAGCTGAAAGACTAACTGCTAAGCCAGGTACCAACAGCTATGGGAGACTAACGATCATCACAAAAATATTGTTTAATGTGGAAACAGTCCGGACATATCCACCATCTTGTTTCTATCCCCAACCAAAAGTGTATTCACGGTTAGTAGTACTTGAGAGAAAGAAGAATTACGATAAACATACTGAGATACTAGAGGAGATTACAAGACTCCTTTTTAGCGAGCGAAGGAAAAAAGCTATACGTGTCCTTGAGAGAAAACTTGGTGTTAAAAGAGATGAAGCACGGAGGCTTGGTATTAGTGATGAAGCCAGAGTCTATGAGCTGGAGCCAAGGGTTTTGCTAGAGATAGCAAGACTGGTAATGGAAAGAAAGTATTCATAG
- a CDS encoding methyltransferase, translated as MFNGVYEPAEDTWLLLKIINADLIKGKTLVDVCTGSGVIGIYLVLKNIVSKAILIDIDDNAVHNAYHNVVEKNISSKAIVLKCDLLSCIGNKSVEVITANPPYLPRENRTMFRDVDAGHRGIEILSRIIEQSSEKLKDNGVLYIVFSSLTGKEEVFSLLRKHGFKVNREVYEHYFFEDIIAVEAILSETS; from the coding sequence GTGTTCAACGGAGTATACGAACCAGCTGAAGACACATGGCTTCTCCTGAAAATAATTAACGCAGATCTGATTAAGGGAAAGACCTTAGTTGATGTATGTACGGGGAGTGGTGTAATAGGGATCTACCTGGTGTTAAAAAACATTGTTTCTAAGGCAATACTGATCGATATAGATGACAATGCTGTCCATAACGCGTATCACAACGTTGTGGAGAAGAATATTTCCAGCAAAGCAATTGTGTTGAAATGCGATTTATTGTCATGTATCGGTAACAAAAGCGTAGAAGTAATAACAGCTAATCCACCATACCTGCCTAGGGAAAACAGGACTATGTTCAGAGACGTAGATGCAGGTCATAGAGGCATAGAAATCCTATCAAGAATTATTGAGCAGTCATCAGAGAAACTTAAAGATAATGGTGTTCTCTACATAGTATTCTCCTCACTAACTGGAAAAGAGGAAGTATTCTCGCTTCTAAGAAAACATGGTTTCAAAGTAAATAGAGAAGTTTATGAACATTATTTCTTTGAAGACATAATAGCTGTGGAGGCGATTCTTAGTGAAACAAGTTAG
- a CDS encoding RNA methyltransferase has product MNIGFVARTCMNFGVEELYIVNPKASLEEARRYSAKAVGLLEKSVIVNTLDEALEGGDIIVATSAKGYSEGDYVRQAVPVREFVEKMVTGKEKIVLLFGRESTGLTREEIKKAQVLVTIPANPVYPVLNLSHAVAIILYELWVKLSNIQCNVPPPAPPNKINEIITLFDELVKKLRLHETKAERIHHIIRSILYRSRLSEYEARLLVYLLRKTLRGLESIEDSLYGESRD; this is encoded by the coding sequence ATGAATATAGGTTTTGTTGCAAGAACATGTATGAACTTCGGTGTCGAGGAACTCTATATAGTTAATCCAAAAGCTAGTCTTGAAGAAGCTAGGAGATATTCCGCCAAAGCTGTTGGTCTTCTCGAGAAATCAGTGATTGTTAATACACTTGATGAAGCATTAGAGGGAGGGGACATCATTGTAGCGACGTCAGCTAAAGGCTATAGTGAAGGAGATTACGTGAGGCAGGCGGTGCCCGTAAGAGAATTTGTTGAAAAAATGGTTACTGGTAAAGAGAAAATAGTCCTTCTCTTCGGCCGCGAGAGTACTGGTCTTACGCGAGAAGAAATCAAGAAAGCACAGGTACTAGTAACCATACCTGCTAACCCAGTGTATCCAGTACTAAACTTGAGTCATGCAGTAGCGATAATACTCTACGAGTTATGGGTGAAGCTATCCAATATTCAATGCAATGTTCCTCCACCAGCTCCGCCAAACAAGATAAATGAGATCATAACTTTATTCGACGAGCTTGTGAAGAAACTTAGACTACATGAGACCAAGGCTGAGCGTATACACCATATAATAAGGAGTATACTCTATAGGAGTAGGCTTAGTGAGTATGAAGCAAGACTTCTTGTGTACCTGTTAAGGAAGACGCTGCGGGGTTTAGAGAGTATTGAAGATAGCCTTTACGGTGAATCCAGGGATTGA